One stretch of Chiroxiphia lanceolata isolate bChiLan1 chromosome 1, bChiLan1.pri, whole genome shotgun sequence DNA includes these proteins:
- the PDCD6 gene encoding programmed cell death protein 6 isoform X2 has protein sequence MAAGYQHRPNGGGGAPLPDPTFLWNVFQRVDKDRSGIISDNELQQALSNGTWTPFNPATVRSILGMFDRENKGGVNFNEFTGVWKYITDWQNVFRTYDRDNSGMIDKNELKQALTGYRLSDQFYDILIRKFDRQGRGQVAFDDFIQCCVVLQRLTDVFRRYDTDQDGWIQVSYEQYLSMVFSIV, from the exons ATGGCGGCGGGGTACCAGCACCGGCCCaacggcggcggcggcgcccccCTGCCAGACCCCACCTTCCTGTGGAACGTCTTCCAGAG agttGATAAAGATAGGAGTGGAATTATATCTGATAATGAACTTCAGCAGGCATTATCAAATG gcACGTGGACTCCATTTAATCCAGCAACAGTCAGGTCAATTCTTG GGATGTttgacagagaaaacaaaggtgGTGTGAACTTCAATGAATTCACGGGAGTCTGGAAGTACATCACAGACTGGCAGAACGTCTTTCGAACGTATGACAGAGACAATTCTGGAATGATTGACAAAAATGAACTAAAGCAGGCACTAACAG gTTACCGACTGTCTGATCAATTCTACGATATCCTTATTCGGAAATTTGACAGACAAGGAAGAGGACAAGTTGCTTTTGATGACTTTATTCAGTGCTGTGTTGTTTTACAG AGGCTGACTGATGTGTTCCGACGATACGATACTGATCAAGATGGCTGGATCCAGGTGTCCTATGAGCAGTATCTTTCCATGGTCTTCAGCATCGTATGA
- the PDCD6 gene encoding programmed cell death protein 6 isoform X1, with product MAAGYQHRPNGGGGAPLPDPTFLWNVFQRVDKDRSGIISDNELQQALSNGTWTPFNPATVRSILGMFDRENKGGVNFNEFTGVWKYITDWQNVFRTYDRDNSGMIDKNELKQALTGFGYRLSDQFYDILIRKFDRQGRGQVAFDDFIQCCVVLQRLTDVFRRYDTDQDGWIQVSYEQYLSMVFSIV from the exons ATGGCGGCGGGGTACCAGCACCGGCCCaacggcggcggcggcgcccccCTGCCAGACCCCACCTTCCTGTGGAACGTCTTCCAGAG agttGATAAAGATAGGAGTGGAATTATATCTGATAATGAACTTCAGCAGGCATTATCAAATG gcACGTGGACTCCATTTAATCCAGCAACAGTCAGGTCAATTCTTG GGATGTttgacagagaaaacaaaggtgGTGTGAACTTCAATGAATTCACGGGAGTCTGGAAGTACATCACAGACTGGCAGAACGTCTTTCGAACGTATGACAGAGACAATTCTGGAATGATTGACAAAAATGAACTAAAGCAGGCACTAACAGGTTTTG gTTACCGACTGTCTGATCAATTCTACGATATCCTTATTCGGAAATTTGACAGACAAGGAAGAGGACAAGTTGCTTTTGATGACTTTATTCAGTGCTGTGTTGTTTTACAG AGGCTGACTGATGTGTTCCGACGATACGATACTGATCAAGATGGCTGGATCCAGGTGTCCTATGAGCAGTATCTTTCCATGGTCTTCAGCATCGTATGA
- the PDCD6 gene encoding programmed cell death protein 6 isoform X3 yields the protein MFDRENKGGVNFNEFTGVWKYITDWQNVFRTYDRDNSGMIDKNELKQALTGFGYRLSDQFYDILIRKFDRQGRGQVAFDDFIQCCVVLQRLTDVFRRYDTDQDGWIQVSYEQYLSMVFSIV from the exons ATGTttgacagagaaaacaaaggtgGTGTGAACTTCAATGAATTCACGGGAGTCTGGAAGTACATCACAGACTGGCAGAACGTCTTTCGAACGTATGACAGAGACAATTCTGGAATGATTGACAAAAATGAACTAAAGCAGGCACTAACAGGTTTTG gTTACCGACTGTCTGATCAATTCTACGATATCCTTATTCGGAAATTTGACAGACAAGGAAGAGGACAAGTTGCTTTTGATGACTTTATTCAGTGCTGTGTTGTTTTACAG AGGCTGACTGATGTGTTCCGACGATACGATACTGATCAAGATGGCTGGATCCAGGTGTCCTATGAGCAGTATCTTTCCATGGTCTTCAGCATCGTATGA